A window of Pseudomonas denitrificans (nom. rej.) genomic DNA:
CGCGACCGTTCGGCACGGTAGAAGCGCTCGAACAGGCGCTCCAGCGAAGCCGCGTCCACACCCGGCGCGCTGTCCTCGCACTGCACCAGCACCCGCTCGCCGTCGCGCAGCGCGCGCAGCACCGTCTGGCCGCCGCTGTCAGTGTAGCGGCGGCTGTTTTCCAGCAGGTTGTGCAGCAGCTGACCAAGGCGCGATTCGTCGCCGAGCACCCACAACGGCTGCTCCGGCAGTTCCACGCGCAACGTCAGGCCGCGCTCGGCGAAGCTCGCCTGGAAGGCCTCGGCCACCACCGGCAGCAGCACGCGCAGGTCGATGCGCTCGCGGCGGTAGGTCGGCCCGCCGACCTCGGCCAGGGACAGGTCGAACAGGTCATCCACCAGCTTGGTCAGCGCGCCCACCTCGCCCTGCAGCGAGCGCAACGCGGTGGCGTCCAGCGGGCGGATGCCGTCCTCCATCGCCTCCAGTTCGGCGCGCATCACCGCCAGCGGCGTGCGCAGTTCGTGGGAGATGTCGGCCATGAAATCGCGGCGCATGCGCTCGTTGCCGGCCAGGGTCGTGGCCATGCGGTTGAAGTCGCCGGCCAGTTGCCCGGCTTCGTCCTGCGAACGCACCGGCACCTGGATCGCATAGTCGCCGGCGGCCAGTTGGTGCGTGGCGCGCGCTACCTCGCGGATCGGCCGCAGCAGCGCGCGGCTCAGCCACCAGGCGATGATCGCGGTGCCCAGCAGGCAGGCCAGGCCGACCAGCAGGCTGGAGCGCAGCTGGTTGAGCTGGAAGCGCCGGTCACCGACGCTGGTCACCGATTGCAGCGGTGCCAGGGCCATCCAGCCGACCACGCGCCCTTCAAAGTTGATCGGCCGCAGCAGCATGTCGCCGGCGGCGGCGCGGTAGCCGATGATCGGTTTGCGCTGCTCGTCCAGCAGGGCGAAGCGGACGAAGGCACCGGTGAGGTCGGAGACGGTCAGCAGGCTGGGGTCGAAGGTCTTGTCGTCCTTGATGTCGTCCGGGCGCAGCAGTTCGAACCACTGGTCCTGGTCGCGGCGGATGAAGTCCCAGCTGCCGTTCTGCGCGTAGGCCTGCTCGATGCGCGGGACGATACGCTCCATGCGTTCCTCGGCCTGCTGGTTGAGGTAGCCGAGGAAACCGTACTTCAGGCTCAGGTAGGCGGCGAACACCATGCCCAGCACGGCGAAGGCGCACACCGCGAGCATGGCCAGGAAGAACTTGCTGGAAAGACTGACTTTCATGGCACCGCCGGGGCAATCGAAACTGCCGTCATTGAAGCGCGGCACCCCGCATGGGGCAAGGCGGCACGGGCAATCTCCCACTTTTCTGCACAATGGCTGCACATTTGCCGAGCAGCCTGGATCGTGAAAATCATTCCGGTCCGGAGCCCCACGGATGTCCTCCTTCTTCCCTCGTTTTCCCCCTTGTCGCGTGCCCTGTTGCTGGGCACTGGCCTGTTCGTCCTCGGCGGTTGCCGCGATGAGAGCGCCGCCCCCACCCTGCCCGTGCAGGAAGTCGCGGTGTACCACGTCGCCAGCGCGCCCCAGGCCCTGAGCACCACCCTGCCCGGCCGCGCCAGCGCGCACCTGGTCGCCGAGATTCGCCCGCAGGTGGGCGGCATCCTGCTCAAGCGCCTGTTCGAGGAAGGCGCGACGGTGAAGGCCGGCCAGGCGCTCTACCAGATCGACCCGCAGACCTACGAGGCCGCCCTCGCCCAGGCCGAGGCCAGCGTCACTTCGGCACGCGCCACGCTCAAGGCGGCCGAGCTGAAAGCCAAGCGCGACGCGCAGCTGGTGAAGATCGACGCCATCAGCGCCGAGGACAACGAAAGCGCCCAGGCCTCGCTGCTCGAAGCCCGCGCCAGCCTGCAATCGGCGCAAGCCGCGCTGCGCACCGCGCGGATCAACCTCGGCTACACGAAGATCAATGCGCCCATCGCCGGTCGCACGTCCACCTCGTCGGTCACCGCCGGTGCGCTGGTCACCGCCGAGCAGACCACCGCGCTGACCACCGTGCAGCAGCTCGACCCGATCTACGTCGACTTCACCCAGCCCAGCACCACCCTGCTGCGCCTCAAGCGCGAGCTGGCCGAAGGCAAGCTTACGCGCGCCGAGGAGAAAGACGCCGCGCGCATCAGCCTGCAGCTGGAGGACGGCAGCACCTATGCCCACGACGGCACCCTCACCTTCAACGGCGTGAGCGTGGATGAGAGCACCGGCAGCGTGACCCTGCGCGCCCTGGTGCCCAACCCCGACGGCCTGCTGCTTCCGGGCATGTACATCAAGGCGACGTTGCAGGAGGGCGTGCAACCGGACGCTATCCTGGTGCCGCAGCAGGGCGTCAGTCGCGACGAGCGCGGCGGTGCCACCGCGCTGGTGGTGGTGGACGGCAAGGTCGAGCAGCGCGAGCTGACTCTGGACCGCGCCGTGGGCAATCGCTGGTGGGTGAGCAAGGGGCTGGAGGATGGCGATCAGTTGATCGTCCAGGGTCTGCAGAAGGTCCGCGTCGGCCAGCCGGTGCAGGCCATCGACTGGAAGAGCGGCAACGCCGGCGACACCAGCCTGACCGCCCGCAACGACAGCACCGACTGAGGCCCAAGCCATGGCACGCTTCTTCATCGACCGGCCGATCTTCGCCTGGGTCATCGCCATCCTGGTGATGCTCGGCGGTATCCTCGCCATCTACCAGCTGCCGCTGGCGCAGTACCCCAACATCGCGCCGCCGCAGATCAGCCTCAACGCCACCTACACCGGCGCCTCGGCCA
This region includes:
- a CDS encoding ATP-binding protein, whose product is MKVSLSSKFFLAMLAVCAFAVLGMVFAAYLSLKYGFLGYLNQQAEERMERIVPRIEQAYAQNGSWDFIRRDQDQWFELLRPDDIKDDKTFDPSLLTVSDLTGAFVRFALLDEQRKPIIGYRAAAGDMLLRPINFEGRVVGWMALAPLQSVTSVGDRRFQLNQLRSSLLVGLACLLGTAIIAWWLSRALLRPIREVARATHQLAAGDYAIQVPVRSQDEAGQLAGDFNRMATTLAGNERMRRDFMADISHELRTPLAVMRAELEAMEDGIRPLDATALRSLQGEVGALTKLVDDLFDLSLAEVGGPTYRRERIDLRVLLPVVAEAFQASFAERGLTLRVELPEQPLWVLGDESRLGQLLHNLLENSRRYTDSGGQTVLRALRDGERVLVQCEDSAPGVDAASLERLFERFYRAERSRNRASGGTGLGLAICRGIAEVHGGKLSARASALGGLLLTLELPVAGGEA
- a CDS encoding efflux RND transporter periplasmic adaptor subunit, with amino-acid sequence MSRALLLGTGLFVLGGCRDESAAPTLPVQEVAVYHVASAPQALSTTLPGRASAHLVAEIRPQVGGILLKRLFEEGATVKAGQALYQIDPQTYEAALAQAEASVTSARATLKAAELKAKRDAQLVKIDAISAEDNESAQASLLEARASLQSAQAALRTARINLGYTKINAPIAGRTSTSSVTAGALVTAEQTTALTTVQQLDPIYVDFTQPSTTLLRLKRELAEGKLTRAEEKDAARISLQLEDGSTYAHDGTLTFNGVSVDESTGSVTLRALVPNPDGLLLPGMYIKATLQEGVQPDAILVPQQGVSRDERGGATALVVVDGKVEQRELTLDRAVGNRWWVSKGLEDGDQLIVQGLQKVRVGQPVQAIDWKSGNAGDTSLTARNDSTD